The DNA segment GACTCCCTGCTGCCCCTCTGCTGGGCACGGCTAGGCTCTTCCCAGTGGGGAGACAGCTCCTTAAGGCCACACTCACCTGAACATGTGGAGGGGTGCTGAGAACATAGATGACAGCCTCGGCCACGTCCTCTGGTCTGAGACACTGAGGGCAGGGGTGGAGGGTGTTGAGACAAGAGGAGTCCTGACCCTGACCCAAGTTCCTTCCCACCCTGAGGGACTCTAACATCCACATTCCCACACCAACCAACCCCCAGGAGTGACAAGCTCAGTAGAGGGTACAGTCTAAGGGGACTAAGGGACTGAGTGGCTTTCCTAGGCCCAGAAGAAGACCCACCTTTATGTGTTCATAGGTGGCAGCTGCTTCCCTAGGGTCCTTGTCATAGAGTTTGAAGGCAAACTGTGTCTCCACCAAGCCTGGAGAGATACACTGGGCCAACAGAGAGGTCCTGCTCAGCCTGAACTTTATAGGCCTTGAGGAGGTTGAGGGGAAAGGATCTAGTCCACAGGGCTCCTGTTTCACAGTGACATCTGTCTCATGTCCTCAACTGTCCTCCTCCTTCCAAAGTCAACACTGAGAGTTCCGACCGGCAACTCTCACAAGACCCTTTACATGGAGCCCTTTCTATGTATTTGGTTGATGCTTTATAAAATGGTGTTCCTTAAAGCATCATTCCATTTCACAGATGTGAAGACTGAGGCTTAGGGAGGCTCAGTGATTTACCCAATCATGTGGTTGTCTAGGGAAGAGCCCAGAGAGCTGGTATCCAGTCACTGTGTGTGATTTCCCTTGGTCTCACTCCATGTTCCCTTCAAGTTGTCCCTCTCCCACTCAAAGCCTGAGTCTGGCCCTTGGCTTTGAGGTGACAGTCCCTGTAAGGTGCAGCAGTGCCCAGGATTTGTGCACTGTTGAGCCCAGAGGCGCTCAGCAGGCCTTCCTGGGCATGCACAGGCAGGAGGGCTGGGCCCACGCCATTCCCACCAGGGCTAGACCACAGCCTCACCGTGGCCCGGATATGGGTCTGGGCCTCCAGAAGCTCTTGCCTTAGTCCCTCTGTCAGTGCAGTGACGGCATACTTAGTCGCAC comes from the Rattus norvegicus strain BN/NHsdMcwi chromosome 10, GRCr8, whole genome shotgun sequence genome and includes:
- the Dhrs11 gene encoding dehydrogenase/reductase SDR family member 11 isoform X6, yielding MTRAGMERWRDRLALVTGASGGIGAAVARALVQQGLKVVGCARTVGNIEVNVLALSICTREAYQSMKERNVDDGHIININSMCGHRVPPQSVIHFYSATKYAVTALTEGLRQELLEAQTHIRATCISPGLVETQFAFKLYDKDPREAAATYEHIKCLRPEDVAEAVIYVLSTPPHVQVSVALRSCLPTGKSLAVPSRGAAGSP